The Montipora capricornis isolate CH-2021 chromosome 3, ASM3666992v2, whole genome shotgun sequence genome includes the window CAAATGGTGCAACAAGTCCCCTATCGCAGTTTCCTCCATTCCCTACGCAGTCAAAAAGATATAACTTTTCTCTGTAAAATTGGGTACTGGCTGCTGGTGGGTTTCAAACTGGGTCGGTAATGATAAGTTCACAATACGCAATGGTGTTGGGTAATTCTTCACTCATAAAGCAGTTTCTTAGCAGTTCAGAGGAACTGGGTTATTTTTCTGACCCCAAAAACTAAGCCCCTAACGAGCCGAACTAATTTAACGAAAAAAAATCACCGTTTTAGTAAAGCGATTTGGATTCTGTTGGGGTGTATTGTTTTATTTGCTTATTTCCTGCTATTTTTAATCATTGTTGTCTACTTGGAGGTTATCGTTTTAAGAGTGATACAATACCATACACACTATTCGCATGCGATAAAGGACCAAACCATTGCGTTATtgagtcgtttttcagctcgaGCGCCGCAGCTTCTAAAAtcagttgtttttctttgagaattttctttcaaaaattttgaTGCTTGTCAAAGTCCACTTCAAACCCTTCACGAAACCCAATTCTCTAAGGTAGCACAAAGTGTCGATTTCTTCTCATAAGTTTTCTTTTCCACTCGAAATTGCGTATCGAAAAAGAAACGTCTACGTACGCTCACACAGACACAACCGAACACGCATTTTTGTTGTGTGTTGTGCTTGACTGGCGGTAAGTGCATCATCTTGGTCCCTGTGACCCGTTTTGTTCCCTTGGGACAACAAATAGCTGGGGAATAACATATCGCAGCATTATTCAAACACGCGCGAGTAGGTCGATGTTTTGGGCTCGAGTGGGCCGCGAGTGGTCCCGCTCTCGAAACTCCCTCGCAGCTTCTCCGCCGCTCGCACTCGCGGCCAAAATTAATCCCACGATAAAATATCCTGCCAGCTACGTAGGCTAAATCGGCCTCAAAATTCTTACTTTACAAGTCCTATTTCTAATTTTCAGAGCGTCCCAAGAATTGCTCTGAGTTCGATTCCGAGAACAAAAAATGCATTGCCTGCGATGATGGGTTTGCATTGAAGGATATGCGGATGTGTGACAAGGCTATCTGTGTTTCCTGCCGCTCTAGATACCTGAGGAGCAAATATAATGCGCTTTATCGCAGTCAATGTGGTAAGTAAATGGTTCTACTTAGTGGCTAAAACAGGGTACTCATGGGCTCCCGTTAAAATAATAgtctttaaaaagaaaggcTTTGAGTTTGTGTTTGAATAGCATGAAGTAGTGTATTCCAAAGCTCGGGGGCTGGGATAGTAAATGCTCTAGATCCTCATAGGTCTTGTCAGTCAGTGTAGAAGTTATTTAGGACGGTGGCTacaattgttattgcgcatacgttttgcgcatctcggaATACTCGGGCTTCCTGttagtgatgcttactaatacaatgatatttttgcgcggtttaaaactatccggagaaagtagatcttagtaagtactcttggtatccaaaaacgaaaattgggggtaaccatgcatttttgagagataattacgctgcaatttgagaaagaacgtcatacattgctttgtattttaaggcttttttgaaatattattcatcaattatctttggaaaatgcatggttacccccaatattctttttggatttcaataatacttgttaagatctacatttcctgcataacaataaaccggggcaaaaatatctttgaattagtaggcaccgtcccgCTAAATTTTCTGTTGTAATAATCCATACTCTTCAATGATAGATATCTTCCTATGAATACAAATCCTGGTAGAGACAATTCCTTAACCAAAAGATTCCGAAATAACTATACCACCAAGATACAAGATATAATTCCGCAGAGATACAAGATGTGATTTCGAAAAGTTTCAATACTCTCTACTTGTCTTCtgtcacatgtcaatcaaaaCTAATTCATTCGTGTTACACTAGTTTCCGGTCCGAGCCAATCTAATTTAGCGGTTTAGCTTgcacgtacaacattcctgacaacccactgacaagaaatgaaatatatttattgcacaaagagctattcgtatttatttttaaaactgtCTGAAGACaccgtctccaaacttgaaaaaactggccagttttttcaagtttcaatccagttcCATCCTCTCCACGCCTAGCTGCAGACAACAAAGagtagcttcagtgcactttagTGGTTATTCACCCTtctcacacggcggccatattgtcccgggagaccaaaagagctttgttttaccacgccaagcctcgcagtggaaaccatgggggtgaggcttggcgtggtaaaacaaagcttttttggtctcccgggacaatatggccgccgtgtgacaacgACAAATTGGCAAACAAAGGTACAGCACCATTTTTTGGTCTTCAATGATGCAAAGACGTGTTTTGGTGTTCTGAAATTTGAccaaaatagcgtgacactgcccctttcactttgagatatggaaacaagtctttactgAAAAATATAGCTCaggttttgcataataatagagtcaaattcccaaaagacttttttgcaATTGTTCTTTCTACCAACATGGTGGCTGTGACGTCAGCTGCAGTCAAATAGAATCTGCTTGTCAAGCGTGAGGTTTCCATTAAACAATGTCTGGGGTTTGGAAAAAGGTCGCTAGCCTTTAAACCCGTCAAACAATTCGTTTTTCTTTCAGGCTGCGGACAAGGCTGCGCTAACTGTACTGAATCAGGCCTTTGCGCTCAGTGTGAGAGTGGTTGGGCATTTCCGACCTCGCCAAACAGCAATTTCACCGGTtgtgtgaaagaaaagaaatgccCTCCGTTTTTGAAACGCGTCAACGATTCTCCCTCAGCAAGATGTCAGCGgctaaaaccaaaaccacaaAACACAAGTAAGTGCGATTTGATTAAAAGATAACGTAAATAAAAccacaaagaaaagaaatcagtttTTCTGTATAAGGTCATTTTTGaagttttcaaaaaatggcggaaatcgagcctacgtAAAACTGAACTAGATAAGAGTTGAATGAaacttaataaaacaattattctattcgCTCTTCTTGGGTGTGAGATTGGTCAAAGACAGCCGAGAGCTACGCGCACTCATGCTATAATTGATACATACAAAAATTCACCGTTGGATTTCATGTGTTCCGTTTTGCAAGGAACATTCTTTGTTACATCTAATCACTTCTAGTTCAGTGTTTAAACACTCGCTTTGATTGTATCGCGCATCAACTAAATTGTAGCCTGCAAGCAGAAATGGcacgcggtcgaaatataggggcttggtgTTGAAACTAGTCACAAAGCCCCTATATTTCCACCGTGCGCCATTGTAAAAGAacagcatgttctctaccttgaattgatGATTatcgttgattgttaatttgatttcaatttactattatcgtaatttcagaacactgaaagcttgatatggattatgggaaatgaacatatttcttttaaaagcagaaccctaatgtctggactcgcaggactcgaacctgggaacgtgtaattaataaccccttcacttaaccactagactaccacatcactaactgcaaggatgtcattttttattaatgtcgataattttttcttccaaaagtgccgctgtaaacgtgtattaactgccgctaagaagcaagcttacacagtgaaaaatgtcggttaccaaacttcaagagaaagctaaccattttaaaatcaagctttagacttatccattattcagcaatgattctatatatatactaattagttttggtaaataatcggcacatttttagtcagttgatctttagtggttaagtggataaaaacagttccttcgaagtgggtgctccgggttcaaatcctgtccagggggtgcttttacttttttctttttatttgctaccacaagtcctgggacacagtgttctgaaataacgataatagtaaattgaatgcaaattaacaattaacgatgatcgtcaattcaaggtagagaacatgttgAAAAGAAAGTGAGCGCCGTTTTTATATGCTCGACCCAGTAATTGGAAAGCTAACGAGTGAAGTAAAACATTAGAGAGACTAAGCATTGCTTTAAGGTGCAACGGCAAACTTCATGCTACTGCTATAGCgagtttgcaaccaatctctagagacacagataacaatgctacaacgtacaattgctggtggacgaacaaaagaagctaatgagacatcttttgcttttgtccaccaacatggcggcgatgacgtaacgtgaaaacctcctattaaggagcttacgcaagaaagacgacgacggctacgagaaagccacaaaacaatggattgcattttggtacatttctttgccgtcctcgtcctggCAACCACGTGaattgatcaaatttgaggttgtgtagaggatGGGAGAACCTAacgaaaaattttaatttttttcccaaacaaccacaccgttcatgccaattttattcctgcgaTGTTGATAcccactttccattccgaaagACTTGGggttaccttattataggaaattaacgctccatgaaattaacgcgaatcgttaaaattcgcgttaattttgTTGAGCGTTAATTTCCGCGACGTTAATTAAGTGCAGCGTTAATTTCCGCCCTCTTAATTTCCAGTATCTTAACCCCAATTTTGGAAACTGTCCAGACATTCTTGACACCTAAAAAACATTAACTataagctttctttctttccatttacccttagtttttcatctttcacaAAAGCTAGGGCAAGGGTTTACAATATTTCGAGTTCATCTTCATCGTTGTCGCTATCAGAAGTGATGTCAATATCTTCTCTTTTGATTTCGCGTATTTAatcgcgttaatttcctttattatgaAATTCTACCTCCTCTTTCGCGTTAATTTTCTCTATTTCCATTAAATTAgcgttaatttaagtcgcgttaatttccaataccttaatttcatggagcgttaatttcctataataaggtataacgaaattattacaataacgggaagcaatatttttagacgacgttTTCTCGGTGGCGGCGTCTTCGTCCTTgtgtaagctccctattcatAAGAGCACGAAAATTCTTTTATTCTAACTTCTGAAACGTTATTTGATATCTGCAGAAAAAGTTATTTGATATTTGTAGATAACACTACTTGCACTTCGGAAttcaacaaaaaccaaaaacagtttttttttgatatttttggtaaaacgcaaatttcagcaCTTTTCCGTGAACGTGATGCTAGGTCTCTCCATTGATGTCTATTTAGTTTGGTAACCTTTTGTGTTTTTTGCACGTGACtctaaagggacactgtcatgctaaatttgctgtttttaggtgaAAACGGGGTAAAAAGATCTGAATTAGTATATAAGCTCACACGTTCAACATTgctgacaacccactgagagCATATGAAAGAGCTATTCATATTTTAATTCttggcgactttctgaagacatcgTCTCCAAACTGGCCAGTCTCAATCCATTTCCGCCTATCCATCCTTGGCCGCAACTCCGCAATGCAGCTAAATTATCTAAGACATGCGTTTGAGGAAGCAAAATGACTCTCGTGCTCAAGGTTAGAGCGAAATGGATTTCATAATCGCTCCGTTCTTTACAGTCACAGTCGCAGTCGTCTTGCCAGGGATCAGCATAAAGTACTTATCCTGAGGTTAAAATAAGTAGACAGTGAGGCAGCTTTGACGGATTTGTGCTGGctttattatcatcatcgtctCGTAGTCGTCATCGTTAACATCATTTGTCGCTTGGCAATCGTCGTAGACAGACTGATTACATCATCGAGGGTTATATCACAATACTCATGATTTTAGGAAGCCTAATACCTCTTTCTAAGCGATTTCCAGGGTCGGACTAAGTGTTTCGGTTCGTTAGGGTTTCATTTCTAAGTGGCAAAAACTCGGAGTCTTAAtggaccgaatgcataaatggcggccaaaaaaaaaattcttttgtttatgtgctaattagccttactagcctcgtttgcatggacaaaatacaaaagaaatgttgcttgagagtgaggctagtgagtctcattagcaggtaaacaaaagaatacatttttggccgccatttatgcattcggtcaattaaCTTACAGTTCAGACCTAAAGACGAGATCAGAAAGCTGTTGGTTCCATCTCTTTATACTCGACTGAATAACTGAAGTAAAGGGTTGAATTGAAACTGTAGAATTCGGTAGCAAAATTGGCCAATAACAATACGCGTACTCGAAAGAGTGACTTCATCTTCGCTCTTAGTTGGACAATTTAAATCATTCAGAAACTGGAATGTTTCTCATTTCGGGGTAATCGCTTAGTGAGAAACCAGAGACTGAAAGTTGCATCAAGGACCTACCGTGCATTTAATATACGATGATAACTGACTCGGCTAACTGGTTTCAATTTATAGCTTGTGGAGTCAGCTTCTGTGATAAATGCTCGGAAGAAGGCATTTGCTTGAGTTGCAAAGAACCAAGGAAACTTATCACTATGGGAAATCGTGCCATATGTGTGCGATGCCCATCGCCCTTAAAAGGACTGTGCAATAGAAACAAGGGGCCTCAGATCAGCAGCAAAGGACCGCGCAAAGGTGGGTTCATTTAGCTCTCTACTGTATTTAGTTACCTGGGTTGGAGGAAGTGAAGATTCAGGTTCGTTTTTACGCATCACTTTGTCTTGAGCCTTAATACAGTCATCTCTTCATTGCCTTGAAAATTGGTTTCATCTttcgttggttctcttctcttcGGAGCCCTTAGGGCGATAAAGGGAGAACCTGGAATGGTCTGGTCACTTAGATCCGCGTGATTGTAAAAGACATCAGAGAGGGACTCCCTTGTTTTCGATGGAGTCGAAAGTTAGAGTCGCACTTCGCAGCTCCTCCCGTCAACCTCTTGTTTGCTTTAGTTTACATATATAAATACAGACTATATTCTAGTTCAAATTTCAGAGTTGCCTGGTGGCTAATATCTCCATAGGGACTCCCTTGTTTTGGTGGAGTCGAAAGTCAGCGTCGCACTTTACAGCTCCTCCCGACAATCTTTTCTTtgctttacatacatgtacagacTATAGTTTAGCTCGACTTTCAGAATAGCCTACAGGCTAATATCTCCGAGTAAATTACACACaagaactttttttaaaaatctcatCTGGTCCGAGGCAAACTTTTTGGCCATTTGCAAGTGCAATCGAGAAGTTACAGGCCTACCAGGTTCCTAGGGACGAAAACAATACtgaggccctgggaacgaggttttaAAAGGATACGTATCCGTCATAAGGAGAGCTAACCAAAAGTGAGATATAGCGCATGCTCATTTCTTCAGTTAAAAAAATTGTAGAAGCACATTACTCAATTTGCATTTAAAGAGTGCTTTCTTCAACAATCAAACAAATGGCGAGTTTTCCCACGAAGTATACCTTTGCACCAATTTTTGAGTTTCAAAAtaactgttgttgttttctctgaTCATTTTTATGGAGAGCTTTCCATCCACTGAGGACGTGTTGTGCAGGGGTGAATCTTAACGACTCAGAGCGAGTAAATTCTGATTGCTTCATCGCTCTTTATTCGCGTAATGCAAACGATCAGAATAATTTCTTAGATGAGTTAACGATTTTCAGTTTAAAACCTGTCACACGGAAGACGATgtaatcagtttaatatatacTTTTTGTTTTATAGGAGATAAAAAATCGATAATGTCTGATGTCTCAGATACATTCCAGAAGATCAAATCAGCGGCCAGAAAGATATTTCGTGGATGATTTATTCATTGACATCCCAGACCGAAGGCACGCTATTATTGcttattattgattattattgctTGAATAAAGTTTCCTGTAATCTTGAAGTTCTGACGGAGTTATTTTTGTGTGACGGATGCTTTTGTCGGGGTCATTTTAACTGCAACGCTCATAGCTTGCAATGCAAGGGTATTTTAGCGGAGAAGCGCTCCATTTATTTTGACGCGAAATATTTGGCAGACATGTTGAATTTGTAAACGgaggaaatcaagtgaagctacgatcctagccgttgcgtagagaagcctgagaaattcaggacttcaacggggtttgaacccatgacctcgcgaatcgcgatactggtgcgacgctctaaccaactgagatatTCATTAGGGGAAGGGGGAAGAAAAACTTTCCCCTCGCCAAAGCtcaaatccaacatggtggcccCGTAGATAATCCTACGCAGGAAGGGAAAGTCGCGCTAAAAGATAAGACGCATTACATTGCAGGCTGCAATTCTAAGAGAGGGGCTATAAAGAAGCCCACACTCTCGCTTTTTGGTAGGGCGCTTTTTCCGTAATTGGTATCCAAGCGCGGCAAACGTAAacgtaaatgctttgtttatggtggaagtgcacttagctatcaagcttgttcacaggcaccccactttttcATAATCCAAACttaccaggggcctgtttctcgaaagttgcgaaacttttcggggcattttcgggtgccacagttccttttgtatctcaagaacggagaggatttcagtcgtcaaacttcacagataCATTTCTTTTggcttgaaaacacgttaaaagatcgcctttccaaaacaagcagttGGCAGTTCCACAaattttcgggcccgaaaagttttcggcactttcgagaaacgggctccagaaacatgattaagaacccgaACTGgaaggaggcaaccagttggctaaaTACAAAGCCTGGTAAAACGGAATCtgggacaactggaaacaaaCCCAAACCAGAGATTAgtacaggatttgaacccggttcatccgcatgcaaacccaacgccctaaccactgaacCACGCCGCCTCCTTTAAGCTCATTCTTTGGTTTTGGACAGTTAAAGTAAACTATAGAAAACGGTTTCGGTGCCtcctaattcaaaggtatttttgtgcggtttactgaatgtgcaggaaatgcagatcttaacaagtgttattgaaatccaaaaacaaaattgagggtaaccacgcatttttcgaagataattaatcaacaatatttgtaaaaagctttaaaatacaaagaaatgtatggcgttcttttccaaattggagcttaattatctctgaaaaatgcgtggttacccccaattttctttttggataccaagagcacttgctaagttctgctttctccgcatggttttcaaccgcgcaaaaatatctctgtattaataagcactacccataggaaaaccgagtatctcgagatgcgcagaacgtatgcgcaataacaatagtaggcaccgtccttaattgcagTGTTAGTACGTTTGTTAGAGAAGTAGAAGGGTCGAGGGGATGGAACAGCTTTTTATGGCTCTCACCCTCTATCCcttacgaccaaaaaaaaaagaaagaaaaacaactgtGGTTAAGGTCCTCTCACAGTTTTTCGGTTAACATCCGGGACGGAAAACGGGAAAACGAGGGAAACTGTGGCTCTGAGATAGGCCTGTCCCCAGCTGCGCTGGAGAAATGGCCAAAATATGCTCAAATGATGCTCGAAGTTTCAAAAGAGATTATAAAGAATGCCGTATTGATAAAAATCGTTCTTAAGGACAAAATGTTGTTCTGAACTTGCTCTAAACACAAATAAAGTGTTCAGATATTGCCCAAAACACGAATAAGTGCTCAAGAGTGCTGGAAATGCAAATAGTGCTCCAAGATGGGAAAAGTGCCCAGCATAATCGGGGCAGGCCTACTTTACGACCAACTTGAAGAGAGGTATGTTGTACCTCTCcatcccgataaaagacctgagaacATAattttatcaagaaattctcaatgaaaaagcctaaccttattgccattttgggtcgcttccttcctgtttGGTTTTTCCCAGATTCGATGCGAATTTAGGCATTATCAACTCgtcggttgtcaacggtcataaaataccaaggctgcaCACAGGCCAGCCACCCTCTATTGGTGTTGTTATTATCGATCTGTAGAAGGATAAATACATTACGGCGGTTTGCGATTTGCttggcaataaagtttgaaagcaaataattca containing:
- the LOC138042084 gene encoding uncharacterized protein — its product is MKTGVIVLLLVAISLLASVESHNRGNKRGGGKRKAYSGGKRSWMKTICNNQERPKNCSEFDSENKKCIACDDGFALKDMRMCDKAICVSCRSRYLRSKYNALYRSQCGCGQGCANCTESGLCAQCESGWAFPTSPNSNFTGCVKEKKCPPFLKRVNDSPSARCQRLKPKPQNTTCGVSFCDKCSEEGICLSCKEPRKLITMGNRAICVRCPSPLKGLCNRNKGPQISSKGPRKGDKKSIMSDVSDTFQKIKSAARKIFRG